From the Aquitalea magnusonii genome, one window contains:
- the htpG gene encoding molecular chaperone HtpG gives MSAQKETLGFQTEVKQLLHLMIHSLYSNKEIFLRELISNASDAADKLRFEGLAKPELFENDAELKITVSFDKEARTITISDNGIGMSRDEVIANIGTIAKSGTKAFFEQLSGDSKKDANLIGQFGVGFYSAFIVADKVSLTTRRAGAAASEGVRWESQGEGEYTLEQVEKAGRGTDIVLHLKEGEDELLADWALKRIVRTYSDHISIPILMKKGNSYGENGEVIESDELEAVNAASALWTRSKGEISDEQYIEFYKHVAHDFADPLAWSHARVEGRQEYTELLYIPARAPFDMWDRERKQGIKLYVRRVFIMEDSDKLMPQYLRFVRGVIDSNDLPLNVSREILQESKDIDAIRAGCVKKVLGLLEDLASNQPEKYAAFWKEFGQVLKEGVGEDHANKERIAKLLRFASSTVESDEPTVSLSDYIGRMKEGQDKIYYITADTLAAARNSPHLEVFKKKGVEVLLLTDRVDEWVVGSLFEFDGKSLQSVAKGELDLGALEDEADKEAQKQAEEAAKPVVEKVQTALGDKVKEVRATARLTDSPACLVAGEHDMSAHLERMLKAAGQKVEASKPTLEINPEHVLVKRLAEESDAGRAADLAQVLYDQALLAEGGKLEDPATFVKRINKLLLELSA, from the coding sequence ATGAGCGCACAGAAAGAAACCTTGGGCTTTCAGACCGAAGTCAAGCAACTGCTTCACCTGATGATCCACTCCTTGTACTCCAACAAGGAGATCTTCCTGCGAGAACTCATCTCCAATGCATCGGATGCTGCCGACAAACTGCGTTTTGAAGGTCTGGCCAAGCCCGAGTTGTTTGAGAATGATGCCGAGCTGAAGATTACCGTCAGCTTTGACAAGGAAGCCCGCACCATCACCATTTCCGACAATGGTATCGGCATGAGTCGCGACGAGGTGATTGCCAATATCGGCACCATCGCCAAGTCTGGCACCAAGGCATTCTTCGAACAGTTGTCTGGCGACTCCAAGAAGGATGCCAATCTGATTGGCCAGTTTGGTGTCGGCTTTTACTCGGCCTTTATTGTGGCCGACAAGGTGAGCCTGACCACCCGCCGTGCCGGTGCAGCCGCCAGCGAAGGTGTTCGCTGGGAATCCCAGGGCGAGGGTGAGTACACGCTGGAACAGGTGGAAAAAGCCGGCCGCGGTACTGACATCGTACTGCACTTGAAGGAAGGCGAAGACGAGCTGTTGGCCGACTGGGCACTCAAGCGTATCGTGCGTACTTACTCCGATCACATCTCCATCCCGATTCTGATGAAGAAGGGCAATAGCTACGGCGAAAATGGCGAAGTGATTGAAAGCGATGAGCTTGAAGCCGTCAATGCCGCTTCGGCCTTGTGGACCCGCAGCAAGGGCGAAATCAGCGACGAGCAGTACATCGAGTTTTACAAGCACGTGGCGCATGATTTTGCCGACCCGCTGGCCTGGAGCCATGCCCGCGTCGAAGGTCGTCAGGAATACACCGAACTGCTATACATCCCGGCCCGCGCACCGTTCGACATGTGGGACCGCGAGCGCAAGCAGGGCATCAAGCTGTATGTGCGTCGCGTGTTCATCATGGAAGACAGCGACAAGCTGATGCCGCAATACCTGCGCTTTGTGCGCGGGGTGATCGACAGCAATGATCTGCCACTGAATGTTTCGCGCGAAATCTTGCAGGAAAGCAAGGATATCGATGCCATTCGCGCCGGTTGTGTTAAGAAAGTGCTGGGCTTGCTGGAAGATCTGGCCAGCAATCAGCCGGAAAAATACGCCGCATTCTGGAAAGAGTTCGGCCAGGTGCTGAAAGAAGGCGTGGGCGAAGACCATGCCAACAAGGAGCGTATCGCCAAGCTGTTGCGCTTTGCTTCCAGCACGGTGGAAAGCGATGAGCCGACTGTCAGCCTGAGCGACTATATCGGCCGCATGAAAGAAGGTCAGGACAAGATCTACTACATCACCGCCGATACGCTGGCTGCGGCGCGCAACAGCCCGCATCTGGAAGTGTTCAAGAAGAAGGGCGTGGAGGTGCTGTTGCTGACCGACCGTGTGGACGAATGGGTGGTCGGTTCCTTGTTTGAATTTGATGGCAAATCCTTGCAGTCGGTGGCCAAAGGCGAACTGGACCTGGGCGCACTGGAGGACGAAGCCGACAAGGAAGCCCAAAAGCAGGCTGAAGAAGCCGCCAAACCGGTGGTGGAAAAAGTGCAAACTGCCTTGGGCGACAAGGTGAAGGAAGTGCGCGCCACCGCGCGCCTGACCGATAGCCCGGCCTGCCTGGTTGCGGGTGAACACGATATGAGTGCCCACCTGGAACGCATGCTGAAGGCTGCCGGCCAGAAGGTGGAAGCCAGCAAACCTACGCTGGAGATCAACCCGGAGCATGTACTGGTGAAGCGTCTGGCCGAAGAGTCGGACGCTGGACGTGCGGCCGATCTGGCCCAGGTGCTGTACGACCAAGCCTTGCTGGCCGAGGGCGGCAAGCTGGAAGACCCGGCTACTTTTGTCAAACGTATCAACAAGCTGCTGCTGGAACTGTCCGCCTAA
- a CDS encoding XdhC family protein produces MRQDDLSSSLMQVVLCGASDVGRAVCRLLADLPCRVFWLDSRPAFFPARLPPNTTAIVGSVEQMAHLPADACWLVMTHSDEQDYDWIEHILLRNDARYIGLLCCHSKLADFNLRLINCVPLGRIAAIRCLLASPGVQNRQPAAIAITVVAELLQLLKPEQ; encoded by the coding sequence ATGCGACAAGATGATTTGTCCTCATCGCTCATGCAGGTGGTGTTGTGTGGTGCATCTGATGTGGGGCGGGCGGTGTGTCGCTTATTGGCAGACCTACCTTGCAGGGTATTCTGGCTGGACAGCCGACCCGCCTTCTTCCCAGCCAGGCTTCCGCCAAATACCACTGCCATTGTTGGTTCAGTTGAGCAGATGGCCCACCTTCCGGCAGATGCATGTTGGTTGGTCATGACGCATAGCGATGAGCAGGATTATGACTGGATAGAGCACATCCTGTTGCGCAACGATGCCCGCTACATCGGTTTGTTGTGCTGTCACAGCAAGCTGGCAGATTTCAATCTGCGCCTGATCAATTGTGTTCCATTAGGCCGTATTGCCGCTATTCGCTGTCTTTTGGCCTCACCCGGCGTGCAGAATCGCCAGCCTGCTGCCATTGCCATTACCGTGGTGGCAGAGCTGTTGCAACTGCTCAAGCCGGAGCAATAG
- a CDS encoding nucleobase:cation symporter-2 family protein, with the protein MNSSQNVHPVDEKLPLVQLFTLGLQHVLVMYAGAVAVPLIVGGAVGLPKEQIAFLVSADLFCCGLVTLLQCLGCKGFGIRMPVIMAVTFATVGPMIAIGQNPALGLPGIFGATIAAGLLSLLLVPLIGRLIRFFPPLVTGVVITSIGLSIIGVGINWSAGGLGSPDYGSPLYLGISLSVLIFILLIIRFARGFLANISILLGLVLGFCIALLLGKVDFNGLQDASWFALITPFKFGTPRFELWSIVTLTVVMLIVFIESMGMFLALGEIVDRPVKRDDLVRGLRVDALGTMVGGIFNTFPHTSFSQNIGLVSITGVSSRWVCVMAGFILIAFGLVPKMSIVVASIPPFVLGGAGIVMFGMVLATGIKVLSRVDFHNRYNLYIVAISLGMGMIPTVAKDFFGQMPAGMAPLLHSGILLASLTAVVLNAFFNGLGTADLSETSTTEVMSVPGH; encoded by the coding sequence ATGAACTCGTCACAAAATGTTCATCCGGTGGATGAAAAGCTGCCATTGGTGCAGTTGTTCACACTGGGCTTGCAACACGTACTGGTGATGTATGCCGGCGCCGTGGCGGTGCCATTGATTGTCGGTGGCGCAGTGGGCTTGCCCAAGGAGCAGATCGCTTTTCTGGTCAGTGCCGACCTGTTCTGCTGTGGTTTGGTCACGTTGTTGCAATGCCTGGGTTGCAAGGGCTTTGGCATCCGCATGCCGGTTATCATGGCGGTGACTTTTGCCACCGTGGGGCCGATGATTGCCATTGGCCAGAATCCGGCCTTAGGGCTGCCCGGAATTTTTGGTGCCACCATCGCTGCAGGGCTGCTGTCTTTGCTGTTGGTGCCGCTGATTGGCCGCTTGATCCGCTTTTTTCCACCGCTGGTAACTGGTGTGGTGATTACTTCAATTGGCTTGTCCATCATCGGTGTCGGTATCAACTGGTCGGCTGGCGGACTGGGCTCACCGGATTACGGTAGTCCGCTGTATCTTGGCATCTCGCTTAGTGTGTTGATCTTTATCTTGCTGATCATCCGCTTTGCCCGTGGTTTCCTGGCCAATATCTCCATCCTGCTGGGACTGGTGCTGGGGTTTTGCATCGCACTGTTGTTGGGGAAAGTGGATTTCAACGGTTTACAGGATGCCAGCTGGTTTGCCCTGATTACTCCCTTCAAGTTTGGTACACCGCGTTTCGAGCTGTGGTCGATTGTCACTCTTACCGTGGTGATGCTGATTGTCTTCATCGAGTCGATGGGCATGTTCCTGGCACTGGGCGAAATTGTCGACCGCCCGGTCAAGCGTGATGATTTGGTACGGGGCTTGCGGGTGGATGCGCTGGGAACGATGGTAGGTGGCATATTCAATACTTTCCCGCATACATCGTTTTCGCAAAATATCGGTTTGGTCAGCATTACCGGTGTGAGCAGTCGCTGGGTTTGTGTGATGGCCGGTTTTATCTTGATTGCATTTGGCCTGGTGCCCAAGATGTCTATCGTGGTGGCGTCCATTCCGCCCTTTGTACTGGGTGGTGCCGGTATCGTGATGTTCGGCATGGTGCTGGCGACGGGTATCAAGGTGTTGTCGCGGGTGGATTTCCATAATCGCTACAACCTGTACATCGTGGCTATCAGTCTGGGTATGGGCATGATTCCGACTGTCGCCAAAGATTTCTTTGGCCAGATGCCAGCCGGCATGGCGCCGCTATTGCATAGTGGCATCCTGCTTGCCAGCCTGACTGCTGTGGTGTTGAACGCATTTTTCAATGGCCTGGGTACTGCCGACCTGTCTGAAACCAGCACAACCGAAGTGATGTCGGTGCCAGGGCATTGA